In Paenibacillus stellifer, the DNA window GAGCTATCAAAAGCCCGACGATTCTGAGCCCACTTGCTACAGCAACGCTCAGCGCGGGATAATGGATATCTTCCGCGGTCTTCAACAGTAAGAAGACGTCGGCCGGCGCAATCAGGGCGCTGGGCGTACCCTCCGTCAGAACGACGCAACGACCGCTCAGCAGCGAGGCCACGGCGAAATCGGGCCGTCCTGTATAGGCCATCATCGGGAATATGGATTTCGGAGTCGATAGCATTTCTTGCAGCTGCCCGGCGCTGCATATCCCGTCATATTTGATACCCTGCAGTTTCGTTCGAAGATTGTCAACCAGCGCCGCGTTCGCAACATCTTGCAAATAAAGCAATCCGATTCGGGTTTGCGTGCGCTGTCCGACCGTTACCTGTTCATAACATAAGGAGCCTGTTCTCATGCGCTTGCGAATTAAAGCGACATTGGTCGCAATCTCTTCCACAAAACCGTCTTTAGGACCTTTGACCGACACCTCGATACTGGATTCTTCCGGTTTTCGCTGAGGCACTTTGGCCATATCCCATGCATACACGCACTGTTGAACAGGCGTAAAAATAATGAGTTTTCCATCCAGCACATGCTGTACGATTTGCCGTCTCAACATCAGCCCGTCGCCCGTTACCTTCTCTAGCGGCAGCTCATCATTGCGGGTCATGGAGTCGCCATTGAAGCCTGTTGTTCTAAAGAGCCGCCTTAAACGCGGCAGAACGATGTCTTTCCATTCCATTGGATCCGTCAACCCCTCGCAATAAAGCAATAAAACAGAGGAGTTCGGATTCTGCCTGTCACACAGGCAAGAAACAGATTTGACATCGGCGGAATGTTGAAATAAAC includes these proteins:
- a CDS encoding spore germination protein, with product MDFKMEDEGIMKNWLMQWFRKRSYPSASLPAEQRIGHSNDACANDLGLTEQEITGLFQHSADVKSVSCLCDRQNPNSSVLLLYCEGLTDPMEWKDIVLPRLRRLFRTTGFNGDSMTRNDELPLEKVTGDGLMLRRQIVQHVLDGKLIIFTPVQQCVYAWDMAKVPQRKPEESSIEVSVKGPKDGFVEEIATNVALIRKRMRTGSLCYEQVTVGQRTQTRIGLLYLQDVANAALVDNLRTKLQGIKYDGICSAGQLQEMLSTPKSIFPMMAYTGRPDFAVASLLSGRCVVLTEGTPSALIAPADVFLLLKTAEDIHYPALSVAVASGLRIVGLLIALLLPALWTALLSFHIEQIPVLLLATIAVQRLGLPFSVAQEMFLTLIFLEAFREAGARLPASLGQTMTVVGGLIIGDAAIRAGFMSPSVLVIGAVTHVFGSMVPNHSLNATVSILRFGIFFVSAAFGLYGFFCGVVLLLSYLSTLQSFGLPYLSPLSPLDRADLPHALFNLPWAWRRKRPNTVNTQDSTRKAEEDSS